A single window of Jiangella alkaliphila DNA harbors:
- the fusA gene encoding elongation factor G — protein MATDLRKLDLAKVRNIGIMAHIDAGKTTTTERILYYTGINYKIGEVHDGAATMDWMEQEQERGITITSAATTCEWDDHTINIIDTPGHVDFTVEVERSLRVLDGAVAVFDGVAGVEPQSETVWHQANKYGVPRICFINKLDRTGAEFHRCVDMIVTRLKATPLVLQLPIGAEADFRGLVDLVDMKALVWSAETPLGEMYDTVEIPDTHTEAAQEWRDRLLETIAENDEAMMELYLEGKEPGRDDLIAAIRRATIAGNLTPVLTGSAFKNKGVQPMLDAVVRYLPSPVDVGAVEGHAMDNEDEILSREPEEDAPLSSLAFKIMADPHLGKLTFVRVYSGTLTTGTMVLNSTKGNKERIGKIYRMHANKREEIEKASAGQIVAVMGLKNTTTGDTLSDSSQPVILESMKFPAPVISVAIEPKTKSDQEKLGTAIQRLADEDPTFQVRTDEDTGQTIISGMGELHLEILVDRMKREFKVEANVGKPQVAYRETIRRKVEKIEYTHKKQTGGSGQFARVIIDIEPTGGEGDGGYEFVNSVTGGRIPREYIPSVDAGAQEAMEFGVVAGYPLVDVKVTLRDGAYHDVDSSELAFKIAGSMAFKEAARRADPVLLEPMFEVEVSTPEDYMGEVIGDLNSRRGQIQAMEERAGQRIVKALVPLSEMFGYVGDLRSKTQGRASYSMQFDSYAEVPRNVAEEIIKKVRGE, from the coding sequence ATGGCGACCGACCTCCGCAAGCTCGATCTGGCCAAGGTCCGCAACATCGGCATCATGGCTCACATCGACGCCGGCAAGACCACCACCACCGAGCGGATCCTGTACTACACCGGTATCAACTACAAGATCGGTGAGGTCCACGATGGCGCAGCCACCATGGACTGGATGGAGCAGGAGCAGGAACGCGGCATCACGATCACCTCGGCCGCGACCACCTGCGAGTGGGACGACCACACCATCAACATCATCGACACGCCCGGCCACGTCGACTTCACCGTCGAGGTCGAGCGGTCCCTGCGCGTCCTGGACGGTGCGGTGGCCGTGTTCGACGGCGTCGCCGGCGTCGAGCCGCAGTCTGAGACCGTCTGGCATCAGGCCAACAAGTACGGTGTCCCGCGCATCTGCTTCATCAACAAGCTCGACCGCACGGGCGCCGAGTTCCACCGCTGCGTCGACATGATCGTGACGCGGCTCAAGGCGACCCCGCTGGTGCTGCAGCTCCCCATCGGCGCCGAGGCGGACTTCCGCGGCCTCGTCGACCTCGTCGACATGAAGGCCCTGGTCTGGTCGGCCGAGACGCCGCTGGGCGAGATGTACGACACCGTCGAGATCCCGGACACCCACACCGAGGCTGCCCAGGAGTGGCGCGACCGCCTGCTCGAGACCATCGCCGAGAACGACGAGGCGATGATGGAGCTCTACCTCGAGGGCAAGGAGCCGGGCCGCGACGACCTCATCGCCGCGATCCGCCGCGCCACCATCGCCGGCAACCTCACCCCGGTGCTCACCGGCTCGGCGTTCAAGAACAAGGGCGTGCAGCCCATGCTCGACGCCGTCGTGCGGTACCTGCCGTCGCCGGTAGACGTCGGCGCGGTCGAGGGCCACGCGATGGACAACGAGGACGAGATCCTCTCGCGCGAGCCCGAGGAAGACGCTCCGCTGTCCTCGCTGGCGTTCAAGATCATGGCCGACCCGCACCTCGGCAAGCTCACGTTCGTCCGGGTCTACTCGGGCACGCTGACGACCGGGACCATGGTGCTCAACAGCACCAAGGGCAACAAGGAGCGCATCGGCAAGATCTACCGCATGCACGCGAACAAGCGTGAGGAGATCGAGAAGGCCAGCGCCGGCCAGATCGTCGCCGTCATGGGGCTGAAGAACACCACGACGGGCGACACCCTGTCCGACTCGAGCCAGCCGGTCATCCTGGAGTCGATGAAGTTCCCGGCCCCGGTCATCTCGGTGGCCATCGAGCCGAAGACGAAGAGCGACCAGGAGAAGCTGGGCACCGCGATCCAGCGCCTGGCCGACGAGGACCCGACCTTCCAGGTCCGCACCGACGAGGACACCGGCCAGACGATCATCTCCGGCATGGGCGAGCTCCACCTGGAGATCCTGGTCGACCGCATGAAGCGGGAGTTCAAGGTCGAGGCCAACGTCGGCAAGCCGCAGGTGGCTTACCGCGAGACCATCCGCCGCAAGGTGGAGAAGATCGAGTACACCCACAAGAAGCAGACCGGTGGCTCCGGCCAGTTCGCTCGCGTCATCATCGACATCGAGCCCACGGGCGGCGAGGGCGACGGCGGTTACGAGTTCGTGAACTCGGTCACCGGTGGGCGCATCCCGCGCGAGTACATCCCTTCGGTCGACGCGGGTGCGCAGGAGGCGATGGAGTTCGGTGTCGTCGCCGGCTACCCGCTCGTCGACGTGAAGGTGACGCTGCGAGACGGTGCCTACCACGACGTCGACTCCTCGGAGCTGGCGTTCAAGATCGCCGGTTCCATGGCGTTCAAGGAAGCTGCTCGGCGCGCCGACCCGGTGCTGCTCGAGCCGATGTTCGAGGTCGAGGTGTCCACGCCCGAGGACTACATGGGCGAGGTCATCGGCGACCTCAACTCCCGCCGTGGCCAGATCCAGGCCATGGAGGAGCGTGCCGGCCAGCGCATCGTCAAGGCGCTGGTCCCGCTGTCGGAGATGTTCGGCTACGTCGGTGACCTCCGCAGCAAGACCCAGGGCCGGGCGAGTTATTCGATGCAGTTCGACTCCTACGCCGAGGTTCCCCGGAACGTGGCGGAAGAGATCATCAAGAAGGTCCGGGGAGAGTAA
- the rpsJ gene encoding 30S ribosomal protein S10 has protein sequence MAGQKIRIRLKAYDHEVIDTSARKIVDTVTRTGAQVAGPVPLPTEKNVYCVIRSPHKYKDSREHFEMRTHKRLIDIIDPTPKTVDSLMRLDLPAGVDIEIKL, from the coding sequence ATGGCGGGACAGAAGATCCGCATCCGGCTCAAGGCCTATGACCACGAGGTCATCGACACGTCGGCGCGCAAGATCGTCGACACGGTGACGCGCACGGGTGCGCAGGTCGCAGGCCCGGTGCCGCTGCCTACCGAGAAGAACGTGTACTGCGTCATCCGATCGCCGCACAAGTACAAGGACAGCCGCGAGCACTTCGAGATGCGTACGCACAAGCGGCTCATCGACATCATCGACCCCACGCCGAAGACCGTCGACTCGCTCATGCGTCTCGACCTGCCGGCCGGTGTCGACATCGAGATCAAGCTCTGA
- the tuf gene encoding elongation factor Tu: protein MAKAKFERTKPHVNIGTIGHVDHGKTTLTAAITKVLHEKYPELNEATPFDDIDKAPEEKQRGITINIAHVEYQTDKRHYAHVDAPGHADYIKNMITGAAQMDGAILVVAATDGPMPQTKEHVLLARQVGVPYILVALNKADMVDDEEILELVELEVRELLSEYEFPGDDVPVVKVSALKALEGDAEWVKTVEDLMEAVDENVPDPVRDIEKPFLMPIEDVFTITGRGTVVTGRVERGVLKANEEVELVGIRPGPAQKTTVTAVEMFRKTLDEARAGENVGLLLRGTKREDVERGMVAVKPGTNTPHTDFEAQVYILSKDEGGRHTPFFNNYRPQFYFRTTDVTGVVTLPEGTEMVMPGDNTSMTVALIQPVAMEEGLKFAIREGGRTVGAGNVVKILK from the coding sequence GTGGCTAAGGCGAAGTTCGAGCGGACCAAGCCGCACGTCAACATCGGCACCATCGGTCACGTCGACCACGGCAAGACCACGCTCACGGCTGCCATCACCAAGGTGCTGCACGAGAAGTACCCGGAGCTGAACGAGGCCACTCCGTTCGACGACATCGACAAGGCGCCGGAGGAGAAGCAGCGCGGCATCACGATCAACATCGCGCACGTCGAGTACCAGACCGACAAGCGTCACTACGCGCATGTCGACGCTCCTGGTCACGCCGACTACATCAAGAACATGATCACCGGCGCGGCCCAGATGGACGGCGCGATCCTCGTGGTCGCCGCCACCGACGGCCCGATGCCGCAGACCAAGGAGCACGTGCTGCTGGCCCGTCAGGTCGGCGTGCCGTACATCCTGGTCGCGCTGAACAAGGCCGACATGGTCGACGACGAGGAGATCCTGGAGCTCGTCGAGCTCGAGGTGCGTGAGCTGCTCTCCGAGTACGAGTTCCCGGGCGACGACGTCCCGGTCGTCAAGGTCTCGGCGCTCAAGGCGCTCGAGGGTGACGCGGAGTGGGTCAAGACCGTCGAGGACCTCATGGAGGCCGTCGACGAGAACGTCCCGGACCCGGTCCGCGACATCGAGAAGCCCTTCCTCATGCCGATCGAGGACGTCTTCACCATCACCGGTCGTGGCACGGTCGTCACCGGCCGCGTCGAGCGCGGTGTGCTGAAGGCCAACGAGGAGGTCGAGCTCGTCGGCATCCGTCCCGGCCCGGCGCAGAAGACCACGGTCACCGCCGTCGAGATGTTCCGCAAGACGCTCGACGAGGCCCGTGCGGGCGAGAACGTCGGCCTGCTGCTGCGCGGTACCAAGCGCGAGGACGTCGAGCGCGGCATGGTCGCCGTGAAGCCCGGCACCAACACGCCGCACACCGACTTCGAGGCGCAGGTCTACATCCTGTCCAAGGACGAGGGTGGCCGGCACACGCCGTTCTTCAACAACTACCGTCCGCAGTTCTACTTCCGGACCACGGACGTCACCGGCGTCGTCACGCTGCCCGAGGGCACCGAGATGGTCATGCCGGGCGACAACACCAGCATGACCGTCGCGCTGATCCAGCCGGTGGCCATGGAAGAGGGTCTGAAGTTCGCCATCCGCGAGGGTGGCCGGACCGTTGGCGCCGGCAACGTCGTCAAGATCCTCAAGTAG
- the rpsG gene encoding 30S ribosomal protein S7 gives MPRKGPAPKRPVVVDPVYGSPLVTQLVNKVLEDGKKSIAEGIVHGALEGAREKTGTDPVVTLKRALDNVKPTLEVRSRRVGGATYQVPIEVRAGRSTTLALRWLVSYSRARREKTMTERLMNEILDASNGLGASVKRREDTHKMAESNKAFAHYRW, from the coding sequence ATGCCGCGCAAGGGTCCTGCACCCAAGCGACCGGTCGTCGTCGACCCGGTCTACGGGTCGCCGCTGGTCACCCAGCTGGTCAACAAGGTGCTCGAAGACGGCAAGAAGTCGATCGCCGAGGGCATCGTGCACGGTGCGCTCGAGGGCGCCCGCGAGAAGACCGGTACCGACCCCGTCGTCACGCTGAAGCGCGCGCTCGACAACGTCAAGCCGACCCTCGAGGTCCGCAGCCGCCGTGTCGGTGGCGCGACCTACCAGGTGCCGATCGAGGTGCGCGCCGGCCGCAGCACCACGCTGGCCCTGCGCTGGCTGGTCAGCTACTCCCGCGCCCGTCGTGAGAAGACCATGACGGAGCGTTTGATGAACGAGATCCTCGACGCCTCCAACGGCCTCGGTGCCAGCGTGAAGCGTCGCGAGGACACCCACAAGATGGCCGAGTCGAACAAGGCCTTCGCGCACTACCGCTGGTAG
- the rplC gene encoding 50S ribosomal protein L3 has protein sequence MSIQSSEAATTVRKGLLGEKLGMTQVWDENNRIVPVTVIKAGPCVVTQVRTPDKDGYDAVQLGFGAPNPRKVTKPAQGHFDRAGVTPRRHVAELRTADASEYTLGQELTAEVFEAGQEVDVTGTTKGKGFAGVMKRHGFHGLRASHGVQRKHRSPGSIGGCATPGRVFKGMKMAGRMGGDRMTTQNITVQAVDAEQGLLLLKGAVPGPNGSLVFVRTAAKGAIK, from the coding sequence ATGAGTATTCAGTCTTCCGAGGCCGCCACCACGGTGCGCAAGGGCCTGCTGGGCGAGAAGCTCGGCATGACCCAGGTGTGGGACGAGAACAACCGCATCGTGCCGGTCACCGTCATCAAGGCCGGGCCCTGCGTCGTCACGCAGGTCCGCACGCCCGACAAGGACGGCTACGACGCGGTCCAGCTCGGCTTCGGCGCGCCGAACCCGCGCAAGGTCACCAAGCCCGCGCAGGGTCACTTCGACCGCGCCGGCGTCACGCCGCGCCGGCACGTCGCCGAGCTGCGCACCGCCGACGCCTCCGAGTACACGCTCGGCCAGGAGCTGACGGCGGAGGTGTTCGAGGCCGGCCAGGAGGTCGACGTCACGGGCACCACCAAGGGCAAGGGCTTCGCCGGTGTCATGAAGCGCCACGGCTTCCACGGCCTGCGCGCCTCGCACGGTGTGCAGCGCAAGCACCGCTCGCCGGGCTCCATCGGCGGCTGCGCCACCCCGGGCCGCGTGTTCAAGGGCATGAAGATGGCCGGCCGCATGGGCGGCGACCGCATGACCACCCAGAACATCACCGTCCAGGCCGTCGACGCCGAGCAGGGGCTGCTGCTGCTCAAGGGCGCCGTCCCCGGCCCGAACGGCAGTCTGGTCTTCGTCCGCACGGCCGCGAAGGGAGCCATCAAGTGA
- the rpsL gene encoding 30S ribosomal protein S12, with protein MPTIQQLVRKGRQDKVAKNKTPALKGSPQRRGVCTRVYTTTPKKPNSALRKVARVKLTSQIEVTAYIPGVGHNLQEHSMVLVRGGRVKDLPGVRYKIIRGSLDTQGVKNRKQARSRYGAKKEKS; from the coding sequence GTGCCTACGATCCAGCAGTTGGTCCGCAAGGGCCGCCAGGACAAGGTCGCAAAGAACAAGACCCCGGCGCTCAAGGGCAGCCCGCAGCGGCGCGGCGTGTGCACGCGCGTGTACACCACGACGCCGAAGAAGCCGAACTCGGCGCTTCGGAAGGTTGCCCGTGTCAAGCTGACCAGCCAGATCGAGGTCACCGCCTACATCCCCGGTGTCGGCCACAACCTGCAGGAGCACTCGATGGTGCTCGTGCGTGGCGGCCGGGTGAAGGACCTCCCGGGCGTCCGGTACAAGATCATCCGCGGTTCGCTCGACACCCAGGGCGTCAAGAACCGCAAGCAGGCGCGCAGCCGCTACGGCGCGAAGAAGGAGAAGAGCTGA